TTACAATTAAATTTAGATTTGTATTAACTTCATTATTTAATTTGTTTACTGAATTATTAAAAAAGTTAATTCTTTTTGTAAATAAGTTAAAGTAATCATAAGCATCAATAGCATATCCATCAAATGTATTATTTATATAATATTGCATATTTGCTTGTTGTAAGTAAAAAATTACAGTTTTAATATCCTTTTCAATTTTTTTGAATTCACTGTTATTAAAAAATTTTTCTATATTTGGAGATTTTAATAATAAATTTGAGTCATGATAGTATTTTAGTAAAACATTTTTATACTCTTTTTCACTCATAGGTGTATCAGCAGTAATATAGTATGAACCAAAACCTCTAACAATTCCACTATATGCAATAATTTTTTCTATTGGTAGTTTAATTGCGTAAATACTTTTTATTTTATCAGGATAATAAGCTTGTATTTGTGTAAGTGACTTTAATATTTCTTGTTCAAGTTTAGTATAGTATGTAAAAAAATATGTTTTAATGTAATTATCTTTAAAAGTATCGATTTTTTTTCTAATAACAGGTAGATTATTTGCAAGAGAGATTATGTTGTTTACATTTTTATAAAACTCGGGATTTTTATTAATAAATTGTTTTAAGTCGTTTATACTATTTGAGAATAAGATTCTTTTTTGAGTAATAAGTTTCTTTACATTAGGATATTTACCCTTAGATACAGAATAAATTGATGAAACTCCTCTTTCTTGCCCGAGATAGATTAACATATTTTCTAATTTTTTTGTAAGTTCCAAATATTTTTTACTTTCTTGTACTTTTTGATATTGTACAAAGTTTTTATAAAGAAAAAACCCACTAATCGAAAGAAGAATTAATGTAGGTACAAATACTGCAATTGAAATCAATTTAACTAATGAGCCTCTCATTTTTAATCCTTTTTAATTTTTAAATTTTTCATATCAACTTTATTACAGAAGTAATTGTTTTTTATTGCTAAGTTTAAATATTTTTTTGCAAGTTGTTTTTTGTTGGTTTTTATATATAATTTGGCTAAACAACAATAAGCTCTTGTATTTCCAAGTTCGATTGACTGTTTGAAATATTTTTCAGCTATAGAAAAATTTTGTTCTACTCCCCATCCATTTAGATACATTTTCCCCAGCATAAAATAGATTTGAGAAGAAGGTCTTTCTTTTATAGTTTGAAGTAAAATATAAGATTTTTGAAAATATTCTTGTGCTTTTTGTGGATTGGTTTTTTCTAATTTTTCTCCTTTTTTAAAATATTGATATGCTTTTGTAAAAGTAAAATCAATAGCAAAGATACTTGTGATAAATAAAATTACTAAAATAATTTTTTTCATAGTTATTCCTTTATTATATTTTCAAGTTCTTCAAATGAGGAAATTTTTGTGTTAAGTAGTTTTTCAATATATTTTAAATCTTTTTTAAATTTTTTTTCGTTTTGAGTTGTTAAATAATCTTCAATTGTATTTAATATTAGTTTTTTAATTTCTTTTGGTATTTTTGGTTTTGGTTTATTTATTTCTAATTTTTCTAAAAATTCATAAAATTTGTTAATTAAATATTCTAATTTGTGAATATCTTTTTTTTCTTTTGAAAATTCATCTATCTTTTTAAGTATATATGATAAATTGCTTAGTCTTAAATTTAATGCTGCACCTTTTAATTTATGAGCAGTTTTATGTAATAAAATATAATCTTTTGTTTTTAATGCTTTAAAAAAAGTTGATTTTTCACTTTTTAACATTTCAAAAAGTTCATCTTTTAAATCATAAATAGTCTCTATATCAATACTAAGTTCTTTTGCAGCTGTTTCAAGTTCATTTGAAAGTTCTTTTGAAGCTTCTTCTTTACTTAAATTTAACATTTTTTCTATTTCAGAAAACTCATCTTCAAAATTAATTGAAATTTCTAAGTTATTAGGAGAGATTTCAATTTTATCTTTTGATGTAGTAGAGTGTTCTATATCTATTTGAAAATTATTAGTGTCTATTTTAGCTTCATTTATTTCTGTTGATGATTCAAAAGATTTAATTGGATTAACATTGATAGTTAATGGCTCTTCTTGTGGTTGTAAATTTAGTGGTTCAATTTCAGGAGTTATATAAATTTGTTCAGATTGTAAATTTGTAGATTTATTATCTTCTTCTAAATTAAAAATATTTATATTGTATATTGATAAAATATCGATTTTTTTTACTTTAAATGATTTAGAATGTATATTAATATTTTCATTTTTAAAAGATGATATGTGTAAATCAATTTCGTTTATTAAAGATGAAAGAGTCTCTAAATTTATATTAAGCAGTTTTAATAACTCTTTATCAATTCCTATAATTTTAGAATCTTTAAAAATTATAATCATAATTCTTCCTTTTGTTTCATTTCAGCATAAATTTTTTCATATTTTTTCTTATCTTCATCTGAAACAGGCTTTCTTGTTGCAATATATCCTATTTTAATTCCGTTATCATCAAAGATTGGTTCAATATGAACTTCTATCCAATAATATTTTCCATCTTTTCTTAAATTTTTTACAAAACCTCTCCATTTTTGGTTTTTTTCTATTGTATCCCATAATTCTTTAAATACTTTTTTAGGCATATCAGGATGTCTTATAATATTATGGGGCTTTCCTAATACTTCTTCTTTTGAATAACCTGATAATTTACAAAAAGGAGTATTTACAAAGGTAATTATACCTTTTAAATCAGTTTTACTTATAATTGGTCTATTTTGAACTCCAACATCTTCAAATGTAACCTCTTCATTTAATATTTTTTTACTCATATTAAACCTTTATAATTACCTTTTGCAATTTTAACTTATTTTAAGTAAAATTCAAGTATTATTTATATAAAAATTTAAAAAGGATGTGTATGAAGGTTTTATTAATTAAAGATGTAAAAGGGCTTGGAAAAGCAGGAGAAATTAAAGAAGCAAAAGATGGTTATGCAAGAAACTATTTAATTCCAAAAGGATTTGCAAAACTTGCAACTACTGAGGTTATTAAAGAGTGGGAAAAAGAAGAAGCAGAAAAAAGAGCAAAACTTGAAGCAGAATTAAAAGAATTAAATGAGTTAAAAGAAAAAATAGAAAATACAAAATTGATTATTAAACATAAACTTGGTGCAAATGGTCAGTTACTTGGAGCAGTAACAAATAAAGAAATTGCGGAAAATTTAAAAGAAAAAGGTATAGAAGTCGAAAAAAAACAAATTGAACACATTTCTATAAAAGCACCAGGAGAATATAAAGTAGCAATTAAGTTAGGTCATGGTATTACAGCATATTTAACTATTGAAGTTGAAGGTGAATAATGGGTATTAATTTAGAAGCTACTACAATTTTAGGATATAAAAAAGATGGTGTTGCTGTAATAGGAGGTGATGGTCAAGTTACCTTTGGAAATGCAGTTTTAAAGGGAAATGCTAAAAAAGTTAGGACATTATATAATGGAAAAATATTAGCTGGATTTGCAGGAAGTACTGCTGATGCTTTTATTTTATTTGATATGTTTGAAAACCATCTTCAAAATAGAAAAGGCGATTTATTAAAAGCAGTTATTGATTTTGCAAAAGAGTGGAGAAAAGATAAATATTTAAGAAGACTTGAAGCTATGATGATAGTACTTAATACAAAACATATTTTTATTTTAAGTGGTAGTGGAGATGTAGTTGAGCCAGAAGATGGAAAACTTGCAGCAATAGGAAGTGGAGGAAACTTTGCAATTTCAGCAGCAAGAGCTCTTGATAGACATGCTAATTTAGACCCTGAGAGTTTAGTAAAAGAGTCTTTACAAATTGCAGGGGAACTTTGTATTTATACAAATACAAATATTACTTTATTAAAATTGGAGGATAAGTAATGAATATGACACCAAAAGAGATTGTCAAATATCTTGATGAATATGTTGTGGGTCAAAGAGATGCAAAAAAAACTATTGCAATAGCTCTTAGAAATAGATATAGAAGAATGCAACTTCCAAAAGAGTGGCAAGATGATATTTTGCCAAAAAATATTTTGATGATAGGGCCAACAGGAGTAGGAAAAACAGAAATAGCAAGAAGAATGGCTAAAATGATGAAAGTTCCTTTTGTAAAGGTTGAAGCAAGTAAATATACAGAAGTTGGATTTGTAGGGCGTGATGTTGAGAGTATGATTAGAGATTTAGTAAATAACTCTTATAATTTAGTAAGAGCTGAGATGGAAGAGAGAAGTAAATCTCAAATTGAAGAAGAAATAATTAATGAAATAACAAGAAAATTGATTCCTCCACTTCCAAAAAATGCCCCGGAAGAAAAATTAAAAGATTATGAAAAAACTTTTGAAAAGATGAAAGAGAAAGTAAAAAAAGGTGAGGTTGATCATTTAAAGATAACTATTGAAGTAGATGAAACAAATCAATTAGATGATAATCTTCCACCTGAAATGATAAAAGCGCAAGAGAGTATTGTAAAAATAATAGGAATATTTAATAAAAATAAAGAAAAAAAAGAAGTTACAGTAAAGGAAGCAAAAGAACTTTTAAGAAAACAAGCAGCTGAGAAGTTTATTAATAAAGATGAATTAAAAAAAGAAGCTCTAAAAAGAGCTGAAAATGGAATTATTTTTATAGATGAAATTGATAAAATTGCAGCAACTGGAAATACAAGACAAGATCCAAGTAAAGAGGGAGTTCAAAGAGATTTATTACCAATTGTAGAGGGAAGTACTGTAAATACAAAATATGGGTATGTAAATACTGACCATATTTTATTTATTGCAGCAGGGGCATTTCATGTAAGCAAACCAAGTGATTTAATTCCAGAGCTTCAAGGAAGATTTCCATTAAGAGTAGAGCTTCAAAGTTTAGATGAAGAAGCACTATATCAAATATTAACAAGGCCTAAACATTCATTAATTAAACAATATCAAAAACTTCTTGAAGTTGAAGGTGTAAATTTAGTATTTGAAGAAAGTGCATTAAAAGAAATAGCAAAATATGCATTCTTGGCAAATGAAAAAACAGAAGATATTGGAGCAAGAAGACTTCATACGGTAGTTGAAAAAGTATTAGAAGATATTAATTTTAATGCTGAGGAGTATAAAGATAAAGATTTTATAATTGATGAAGAGTATGTAAAAAGTAAGTTAGAAGATATTGTTGAAAATGAAGAAATATCTAAATATATATTATAAGGAGATAAATGCCAAAAAGTGGATTTGTAGGAATTATAGGAAAGCCTAATGCAGGTAAATCAACTCTTCTGAATTGGCTTCTTGGAGAAAAAATAGCTCTTGTTTCTCCAAAAGCTAATGCAAGTAGAAAAAGAGTTAATGCAATTGTTATGCATAATGATGACCAAATTATTTTACTTGATACCCCTGGACTTCATGAAAAAGAAAAACTTTTAAATAAATTTATGTTAAAAGAGGCGCTAAAAGCTCTTAGTGACAGTGATTTAGTGCTTTTTTTGGCAGATGTAAGAGATGATTTAGAAGGGTATGAGTGGTTTTTAGAATTAAATAAAAAAAATATACCTCATATTGTAGTATTAACTAAAACTGACTTAGTAAATGAAGAAGAAGTAAAAAATAAAATTGAAGAATATAAAAAAATAGGAAAAGCATTAGCAATAATTCCAATTAGTGCAATTGAAGGAAAAGGAAAAGAAGAATTATTAGATGAAATAGTAAAATATCTTCCTGAACATCCATATTATTATGACCCAGAAATAATATCCACAGAAAATATTAGAGATATTTATAAAGAGTTAATTAGAGAAGCTCTTTTTGAAAAATTAGGTGACGAAATTCCTTATCAAACTGATATTTTAATAGAAAAAATAGAAGAGTTTGAAAATTTAGATAAAATTTATGCTACAATTATTGTTGAGAGGCCGTCACAAAAAGGTATGATTATTGGAAAAAATGGAAGAAAGATTAAAGAAATTGGTACATATGCAAGGAAGTTATTAGAAAATTTTAGTGGCAAAAAAATTTATTTAGAATTATATGTAAAAGTAGTTCCAAATTGGACTAAAAATAAAAAAATGCTGGAAGAACTTGGATATGAGGTAGATGGATGAAAAAGGAAATAAAAACTAATAAATTTAAAAAAATTTTTAATAATATAAATCTTTTTAAAAAATATAATTATAATATTAATGAGGTTGTAGGTGTTAAAGATAATGAAAAATATATTCTTTATGTTGACAAAAAATTAATTAGAATTTATAGAGGTCCTTTAAAATCAGCTCCATTAATATGCTCATCTTTATTATTAGAAGATGCAATATTTTATAATTTTGAAATTGAAAAAAATGTTATCAATAAAGTTGACATAAGTTCTTTTATTGAAACAAAAGTATATGAAGAAGCTGGAATTGATGAAACTGAAGAATATGAAATAAAATATAAAATAGTTGATAAATTAAAAGATGATAAATATGTAATTATTGAGACTGTTATTGTTCCTATTTCAAAAATAAATCAGAAATTTGAATATATTCTAAAAGAAACTGGATATATTGATTATATAAGCTTTCCTGCTTTTTCTTATAAAGCTTTATATGAAGAGCAAATTTTAAAAAAAGCAAATGATATTTTTGTTGTGATATTATTTGATAAAATTTTTTTAACATATTATTCTGATGGTGATTTAATTGGAATGACTACTGTTTCAGGTGGGCTTGATAAAATTTATGAATCATTAGCTGAGCTTAAAATCAAAGGGTATGATGAAGAACTATTTAAAAAACTTATAACTAAAAAAGGTTTATCTATTGGTAAATACTCTTCTAATGAATTAATAGTTTTAGAAAAATTAAAAAAATCTTTTTCAAAGATTGCTTCATATCTTACACAAGAAATAAATAAAATAAAAGATAAATATAATATAATAGATATTGATAGAATTTTTATTACAAGTGAATATGGAGATATTGAGGGAATAGGTGAGTATTTAGAATCAGTATTAGATATACAAGTAAACAATTTTGAGTTTTATGAAAAATATAATTTAGATAGATTACCAATTGACCCATTTTTATTTCTTGGAATGTTAGAAACTCATTATGCATATAAGTTTGACAATCAAGAATACAACTTTTCACAATTTTTAAGAAAACCAACCTTTTTTTATCGTCCTTCTGGAATTTTCTTATTAACTTCTATTATAGTCTTATTGGCTTTAAGTGCATATCCATTATATTTATTTATAAATGGTAAAATTTTTGAAAATAAAAATAAATTTTTAAATTCAGAAATATCAAATTTAATGAAAACAAATATAAAATTAAATTCAGATTTAAAAAAACTCCAAAAACAAGCTAATTCTCTTGATAAAAGAATTAATTTAATTAAACAAGAAATTTCATATATACAAAGTTTTATAAAGGATGTGTATAAATTTAAATTTTCTTATTTGCCAAAATCTCAAGAATTAGTAGATATAACATATTTAATGAATAAAAATAAAGTATATGCTAAAATTATCAAATACAACAATGGAATTTATGAAATAAAAGTATTTTCATATAAAGAAACAAATATACCTAATCTTGTAAAAGATTTAACAGATAATGGATTTTCAGTTGATTTTGATAAAATTGAATATAAAAATGGAAAATATAATTCTATTATTAGGATAAAAGAATGAAATTGTTTGATAGAATAGATGAGTATTTTTATAGTAAGAGTAAAAAAGAATTCATTTATACAATATTATTATTTATTATTTTAGTTGCATTCATAATTTATTATTTTATTTATCCTATTGCACAACAATATAATAAAAAACAAGAAAGTCAATTTCATTCACTTACTACTAAACTTAATAATTTAAAAATAACAAATAATGTTTTGCAAGCAAGAATAAATTTATTAAATAAAAAAATAAAACAACAAACATTGGAATTAGCTACTTTAAGTAAGAAAAAAATGTTTTATAATGAATTAGCTAATTTATTAGATTTTGCAGAGTTTGACCAATATAAATGGGCAAAGTTAGTTAAAGACACTGTAAATGATGCGAAAGCAAAAGGTATGCTTGTTACAAATGTTGAAAACAAAATTTATGATGTAAATATTATAAATAATAATAAACAAACAAATAAATTACCAAAGATTATAAAAAGAATGGATATAGGTATTGAATTAGAAGGTAAATATAAAAACTTTATTTATTATTTATATAATTATGAAAATAGAAAAGAATTGATAAGGGTAAAAGAGATGAAAATTACTTCACCTTCAACTTTTTATGTGAAATTTTCTGTGTATGGATATGACAGATGAAAAAGTTTATAATATTAGGGACTTTAAATTTATTTTTATTTGCACAAAATGATATATATTTAGAATATGTTAATAAACTTGTAAACTATAACTTTGTTCTTAAAAATATTGAAAATAAAAATGCACCTTTTGAAATAAAAGAAAAACAAAATAAGGTATTTAATCAATTTCAAAAATTAGAGAAAAAAATTAAAGTAAAGTTAATTAATATTTTTGATAATCAAGCGTATGTAAAAATTATACATTATTTAGGTGACCAAATTACAAAAGTAGAAAAAAAATGGATTAAAGTCGGAGATAAAATTGGTACATGTAAAGTTGATAGAATTACATTTGATAGTTTAATTTTAAAATGTAAACATAAAACCATTACTAAAACAGTAAATAAAAAGATAATAAATATTAAGGAAGAGAGATGAAAAAGTTTTTTGTAATAATCTTTGTATTAATTACATCCATTTATGCAAATAGTTGTGAAGGTAAATTATTTAGTTATTCTAATAGTTTAAATGAAAAAGACAGACTAAGCATAAAAAACTTTTTATATGTACTTGCTACACAAAAGTGTAATATTAATGTAATAATAAAAGATGAAAAAGCAAGAAAAATATTAAATCAAAAAATGCCATTTGTTAGAATAAAAGATTATACTTTAACCCAAATAATGGATTTAATTTTAAAACAAAGAGGT
This Caminibacter mediatlanticus TB-2 DNA region includes the following protein-coding sequences:
- a CDS encoding tetratricopeptide repeat protein, translating into MKKIILVILFITSIFAIDFTFTKAYQYFKKGEKLEKTNPQKAQEYFQKSYILLQTIKERPSSQIYFMLGKMYLNGWGVEQNFSIAEKYFKQSIELGNTRAYCCLAKLYIKTNKKQLAKKYLNLAIKNNYFCNKVDMKNLKIKKD
- a CDS encoding PAS domain-containing protein; translated protein: MSKKILNEEVTFEDVGVQNRPIISKTDLKGIITFVNTPFCKLSGYSKEEVLGKPHNIIRHPDMPKKVFKELWDTIEKNQKWRGFVKNLRKDGKYYWIEVHIEPIFDDNGIKIGYIATRKPVSDEDKKKYEKIYAEMKQKEEL
- the rplI gene encoding 50S ribosomal protein L9 is translated as MKVLLIKDVKGLGKAGEIKEAKDGYARNYLIPKGFAKLATTEVIKEWEKEEAEKRAKLEAELKELNELKEKIENTKLIIKHKLGANGQLLGAVTNKEIAENLKEKGIEVEKKQIEHISIKAPGEYKVAIKLGHGITAYLTIEVEGE
- the hslV gene encoding ATP-dependent protease subunit HslV, coding for MGINLEATTILGYKKDGVAVIGGDGQVTFGNAVLKGNAKKVRTLYNGKILAGFAGSTADAFILFDMFENHLQNRKGDLLKAVIDFAKEWRKDKYLRRLEAMMIVLNTKHIFILSGSGDVVEPEDGKLAAIGSGGNFAISAARALDRHANLDPESLVKESLQIAGELCIYTNTNITLLKLEDK
- the hslU gene encoding HslU--HslV peptidase ATPase subunit, which gives rise to MNMTPKEIVKYLDEYVVGQRDAKKTIAIALRNRYRRMQLPKEWQDDILPKNILMIGPTGVGKTEIARRMAKMMKVPFVKVEASKYTEVGFVGRDVESMIRDLVNNSYNLVRAEMEERSKSQIEEEIINEITRKLIPPLPKNAPEEKLKDYEKTFEKMKEKVKKGEVDHLKITIEVDETNQLDDNLPPEMIKAQESIVKIIGIFNKNKEKKEVTVKEAKELLRKQAAEKFINKDELKKEALKRAENGIIFIDEIDKIAATGNTRQDPSKEGVQRDLLPIVEGSTVNTKYGYVNTDHILFIAAGAFHVSKPSDLIPELQGRFPLRVELQSLDEEALYQILTRPKHSLIKQYQKLLEVEGVNLVFEESALKEIAKYAFLANEKTEDIGARRLHTVVEKVLEDINFNAEEYKDKDFIIDEEYVKSKLEDIVENEEISKYIL
- the era gene encoding GTPase Era, producing MPKSGFVGIIGKPNAGKSTLLNWLLGEKIALVSPKANASRKRVNAIVMHNDDQIILLDTPGLHEKEKLLNKFMLKEALKALSDSDLVLFLADVRDDLEGYEWFLELNKKNIPHIVVLTKTDLVNEEEVKNKIEEYKKIGKALAIIPISAIEGKGKEELLDEIVKYLPEHPYYYDPEIISTENIRDIYKELIREALFEKLGDEIPYQTDILIEKIEEFENLDKIYATIIVERPSQKGMIIGKNGRKIKEIGTYARKLLENFSGKKIYLELYVKVVPNWTKNKKMLEELGYEVDG